The following proteins are encoded in a genomic region of Henckelia pumila isolate YLH828 unplaced genomic scaffold, ASM3356847v2 CTG_298:::fragment_3, whole genome shotgun sequence:
- the LOC140870973 gene encoding protein CHLOROPLAST VESICULATION: MGLLTNCCLNFSPPPLGTSISPPPPNSRTSQVVCSPPKERSWKTQSVIVLTCAIIGLDLRSLVFVNNNRQDWVLAGEMEMESTSNTVREQRWSDRRACQPWRINSLETIVPENLPRPSAQRSWEAAAFPPEGAPPIFVLPKFGTKSCYIL, translated from the exons ATGGGTCTTTTGACGAATTGTTGCCTCAACTTTTCCCCTCCTCCACTTGGTACTTCTATTTCTCCTCCTCCCCCAAATTCAAGAACTTCACAAGTCGTTTGCAG CCCACCAAAGGAAAGATCATGGAAAACACAAAGTGTAATAGTGTTAACATGTGCAATAATTGGACTGGACTTGAGGAGTTTGGTATTTGTAAATAATAATCGACAAGATTGGGTGCTTGCGGGGGAGATGGAGATGGAATCAACATCGAATACAGTCAGAGAACAGAGATGGAGTGACAGAAGGGCTTGCCAGCCATGGCGAATTAATTCTCTCGAGACCATCGTGCCGGAGAATCTCCCGCGGCCTTCTGCACAGCGGAGCTGGGAGGCGGCCGCCTTTCCACCGGAGGGTGCGCCGCCGATTTTTGTTTTGCCTAAATTTGGGACTAAAAGTTGTTATATTttgtaa
- the LOC140870972 gene encoding uncharacterized protein, which yields MARNKILGFTILVTLLSVIINVDAGIFPTIGPKPKPCIVYPPDLPNPFPYLFNFCPSPPPPSPPPPSPPPPPPPPSPPPPSPPPPSPPPPSPPPPSPPPPSPPPPSPPPPSPPPPSPPPPSPPPPSPPPPSPPPPSPPPRSPPPPSPPPPSPPPPSPPPPSPPAALPPVVPPPGNGD from the coding sequence ATGGCAAGAAACAAAATACTTGGATTCACCATTTTAGTAACACTATTAAGTGTGATAATAAATGTGGATGCGGGGATATTCCCAACCATTGGTCCCAAACCCAAACCATGCATAGTTTATCCTCCAGATTTGCCAAATCCGTTTCCATACCTATTTAATTTTTGCCCATCCCCACCCCCTCCATCGCCTCCTCCCCCATCACCTCCGCCACCTCCACCCCCTCCGTCACCGCCTCCTCCATCTCCGCCACCGCCATCTCCACCTCCCCCATCACCGCCGCCTCCATCCCCTCCACCGCCATCTCCGCCTCCTCCGTCACCGCCTCCTCCATCCCCTCCACCGCCATCTCCGCCTCCTCCGTCACCGCCTCCTCCGTCACCGCCACCGCCATCTCCGCCTCCTCCGTCACCGCCTCCTCGATCTCCTCCACCGCCATCTCCACCTCCCCCGTCCCCGCCACCGCCGTCTCCACCTCCTCCATCCCCACCAGCTGCACTACCACCCGTGGTACCCCCACCAGGCAACGGTGACTAA
- the LOC140870914 gene encoding UDP-glycosyltransferase 91C1: MEETGKVLHVVMFPWLAIGHLKPFFRLSKCLARKGLRISFISTPRNLQRIAKVPQDLAHLIKLISLPLPEVQHLPPDAESSMDVPCVKQQLLKVALDLLEPSVRTFLENTEPKPDWIVYDYASHWLPQMAAEIGISRAFFSLFTAAFMAFLGPPAALMNGENARSTAEDYTVVPEWIPFPSNMAFRVYEMTKNMEKDASGNNYDSGTSDSLRFGISMHESDIVIFRSCEEFEPEWFDVVRKIYTQPVIPIGVLPMDDEEDEFEKDQEWLKIKHWLDSHEWNSVVYVALGTEATLTHQETRELALGLEQSNFPFFWVLNRDNHSEILPDGFCERVSDRGFIYAKWAPQIKILGHPAVGGFLTHCGWNSVTEALGFGRVLILFPVMNDQGLNARLLHEKKVGVEVPRNEEDGSFTSDSVAESLRLAMVSEEGKRLKDNAKSMKDLFGNKSLSDSYIDSFVSFLIHYKG, from the exons ATGGAAGAAACAGGCAAAGTTCTTCACGTAGTGATGTTCCCATGGCTAGCCATAGGTCATCTTAAACCATTCTTTCGACTCTCCAAGTGCTTAGCTCGAAAAGGCCTTCGAATTTCATTCATTTCCACTCCCAGAAACCTTCAAAGAATCGCCAAAGTACCTCAAGATTTAGCCCATTTGATCAAACTCATCAGTCTTCCTTTGCCGGAAGTTCAACACCTGCCGCCGGATGCAGAGTCGTCCATGGATGTTCCTTGTGTGAAGCAACAGTTGCTGAAAGTAGCATTGGATTTGCTGGAGCCATCGGTGCGCACTTTTCTTGAAAATACAGAGCCTAAACCAGATTGGATCGTGTATGATTATGCTTCTCACTGGCTGCCACAAATGGCGGCTGAGATTGGGATTTCCAGGGCCTTTTTCAGTCTCTTCACCGCGGCTTTCATGGCTTTTTTGGGGCCGCCGGCCGCCTTGATGAACGGGGAGAATGCCAGGTCAACGGCGGAGGATTACACAGTCGTTCCCGAATGGATCCCGTTTCCTAGCAACATGGCGTTTCGAGTTTATGAGATGACCAAGAACATGGAAAAAG ATGCATCAGGTAACAACTATGACTCTGGCACGTCTGATTCTCTCCGCTTCGGCATTTCCATGCACGAGAGTGACATAGTGATCTTTAGATCCTGCGAGGAGTTTGAACCCGAGTGGTTTGATGTAGTTCGGAAAATTTACACGCAACCAGTGATTCCAATAGGAGTTCTCCCAATggatgatgaagaagatgagTTTGAGAAGGATCAAGAATGGCTAAAGATCAAACACTGGCTCGATTCACATGAATGGAACTCGGTGGTTTACGTGGCACTCGGAACAGAGGCGACATTGACGCATCAAGAAACTAGGGAGCTAGCACTTGGTTTAGAACAATCAAATTTCCCATTTTTTTGGGTATTAAACAGAGATAATCATTCAGAAATCCTTCCCGATGGATTCTGTGAGAGGGTTTCGGACCGTGGATTCATTTACGCGAAATGGGCACCACAGATCAAGATTCTCGGCCATCCAGCAGTAGGAGGATTCTTGACGCACTGTGGATGGAACTCGGTGACTGAAGCGCTCGGTTTCGGACGAGTTTTGATCTTGTTTCCAGTTATGAATGATCAGGGACTGAATGCTAGGTTGTTGCATGAGAAAAAAGTGGGAGTAGAGGTACCTAGAAATGAAGAAGATGGATCATTTACTAGTGATTCGGTGGCGGAGTCTTTGAGGTTGGCAATGGTTAGTGAAGAAGGGAAAAGGTTGAAGGACAATGCAAAAAGCATGAAAGATTTGTTTGGTAATAAGAGTTTGAGTGACAGTTATATTGACAGTTTTGTTAGTTTCTTGATACATTACAAAGGGTGA